Part of the uncultured Desulfobacter sp. genome, TTTGGCGACACGTTTGCTCGTGGGGATAATGGCGTGATGATCCGAAACCTTTTTGTCGTTCACGCATGGAAAGTTTTTTTTGGCTGTCTTGATGCGTTCTGAGGCCTGTACGGTGATGTCCGGAAAATGGAGATACACGGCCCGCAGGTGGTTAAGAATTTCTTTATATACTTCGGTTGTCAGATATTTGGAATCGGTCCTGGGGTAGGTGATGACCTTTTGGGTTTCGTAAAGTTCCTGAGCAATCTGAAGGGTTTGTTTGGCGGAAAGACCGAAGCGTATATTGGCCTCGCGCTGCAGGGTGGTCAGATCAAAGGGTAGGGGAGGCCGCTGACGTCCCTTGGTACTGGTTACAGATTCCACAATCCCGTTTTTGCCCGAACAGCGGGCGGCCAGTTCCTCAGCCAAAGGGGCTTCCCATACCTTGTTTTCTTTGCATTTTGGCGGAGCGAACCAGGTGCCTTTAAATTCGTCAACCTCGTGAGTAAAGGTGCCTTCTATGGTCCAGTAGTCCTGGGGGGTGAAATGTTCGATGGCTGCCCAGCGGTCTACAAGCAGCTTTAAGACCGGGCTCTGTACTCTGCCCACCGTGATCAGCCCCCCCGTTTTGACAGTGAATAGCCTTGAAAAGTTCATACCCACCAGCCAATCTGCCTCGGCCCGAGCAAAGGAGGCCAGTCCGAGATTGCGTTTTTCTTCGCCGGGAATAAGAGATGCCAGAGCCTTTTTGAGACCGGCCTCGGTCATATCATTTGCCCAGAGTCTCTTAAGGGGTTTGATACATCCGGCCATAAGATAGATGCGCCTAAAAATTAGTTCTCCCTCACGTCCGGCATCAGTGGCGTTGATTATTTCCGTGACGTCGTCCCTGTTCATAAGAGCACTGACAATGGCAAATTGCTCCCGGGTCTGTTCCAGCACGGTCAGGGTGAACCTGCCGGGGATCATCGGCAGTTGGTTCATGGTCCAGCTTTTACCCCAGGTGGGATTTTGATCGCAGGGTTCGGCAATATTCACCAGATGTCCCACGGCCCAGGTGATCACATGGTTCGGGCCTTCCATGGCCCCGCGGCCGGAATTTCCCCGGACACCAAGGACCTTGGCGATTTCTCGGGCAACAGAGGGTTTTTCTGCCAGGATGAGAGCTTTGTTGGCTTGGGTCATGGATTATTTCCGGTGATCTTAGCATGTCCGATTTCCGTCATCTTACTCTTTAACATATATGTGTTAGCATAGTAGTCTTTTACTTAAAAAAAAAGCAATTTGAAGATACACTTCAATAAACGTCGTCCAAGAGCATCTTCCCTATTCCTAATCCCTGGAATCTGTGGGAGACTAAGCGGGTATTGATACTGAATAAAGGAGCATGAATGATCCCTTGGGAAGAAATCGACCGGGCAACAGTGCCGGGCCGGAAAAATGAATTGATTCTCCGGCGGCGGGGCGAGGTGTTTTCCATCCGCACCGGCGGAACAGAACTGATGAACAGCCGGATGCACGGGTCAGAAGAGGCCCTGGCTAGCCTGGCCTTTGAGCATATGGGGCAGAAAACGGTAGGGCTGGGATCGGGATTACGTATCCTGGTGGGCGGCCTGGGCATGGGCTATACCCTGGCCAGGACCCTGGCGATGGCGCCTTCGGATGTAAGGATTCTGGTGGCTGAACTGATCCCGGAGGTGATCGCCTGGAACCGATCGGTATTCGGACACCTGGCCGGAATGCCCTTGAATGATCCCAGGGTGAGGGTGGACGCTTCGGATGTCGGGGCGGTGATCCATCGGCAGACAGAAGCTTTTGACGCCATTCTCCTGGATGTGGACAACGGTCCTGCTGGGCTGACCCAGGACGCCAATAACCGCCTTTATACCGAAAACGGACTCAAAGCCGCCTTCAGGGCCTTGACTCCGGGTGGTGTTCTCGGCATCTGGTCCGCCGGGGATGATCCCGTCTTTACCCGCCGCCTCGCCAAATGCAAATTCAAGGCAAGGGCTGTCTCGGTCAGCGCCGTTGCCCCGGGCAGGGGCGGCCGGCATGTAGTATGGATCGCCGTCAAACCGTAAAGAAAGCCAGTTTCCAGATCTTAAAAGGCATCCGGTCAGGGTTGGTGGGGGGCAACGGCTCCGGTAAAACCACGATTTTCCGCCTGATTACCGGTCGGGATGAGCCGGATAATGACGCCCTGGCGAGCCTGCTTGAACAATACGGCAAGGTCACGGAAATGTTTGAGGTCCGGGGAGCTATGACCTTGAACACCGGGCCCAGATGGTTGGCTGAAAATCTCAATCAGCTGGTTGCCAGGTTTAAACCCGCGTAACGCTTGATCTATACCAATCCCACCCCAACCCAAAGGCGGGGTGGGATTCGGTTGTTGGGCGTTTTTAATCGGGCAGCAGATCATAAAAATACATCATGGCATCGGACCGGGTGATGATCCCGATGATCTTATCCTCTTTCATGACGGGAATCCGGCCGATATCATGCCGGATCATCAGGCGGGCCGCCTCAACCGCACTTTTATCATAGGCTATGGTGATCAGCTTTCGACTCATGATGGCTTTAATCGGGGACTGCATCTGATTTGACTTTTTGACCTTTCTAAAGTCCCGCCTTGACACCACCCCCACAAGCGTATCGTCATGATCCACAACCGGCATGCCCGAACATCCCATCTCCCGAAGCATCATGGCCACATCCCCCACAGGGGTGTCTTCTTTTACCGTCACCACGGGGTATGACATGATATCGGATAACATGACCGAAGAGTACTGGTTGCCCTTGAGCAATTCCATGACAGTTTCCAGCAATGCCGCCGGATTTGCGCCCTTGACCAGGGCTGAGCCTGCACCGGGATGGCCCCCGCCGCCAAGGGATCGCATCAAAACCCCGATGTTGATTTCATCCACACCGCTTCTGCCGATTACCATGCATTTGTCTTTTTTAACGTCCTGGAATATGCCGATGGCCACGTCAACATTCATCAGTTCCCGGTACATCTGCATCACCATGGCCAGATTTTCCACCCGGTTATAAATTTCCACCTGGGATACACTCAGGGAGAAACCGTTCACCTCACTTCGATCTGCCCGCTGGAGCATGTCGAAGAGAACCTCTTTTTGCTTTTTGCCGTATGCCGGCTGCAAAAAGGTCCCCAATATATTGAGATCCGCCTTGCGGTCCAGCAGAAATCCTGCGGCATAGGCGTCTTCGGGGCAGGTGGACGGATAGGACAAATGTCCCGTATCCTCGTAAAGGCCGATTAAAAAAAGTGTGGCTTGAATCGGGGTGATCAGTTTGCGTTCTTTTTCAATCTGCTGGACCAGCAGGGTAACCGCAGCACCGGTCTTGGCAAAATGAGTCTCCCGGGCTTCAATATCCCCGTCTTCATGATGGTCCCAGACAATGATGTCAAGGTCTGGTTTTTCTGATAAAACACTTAATCTCTGGTCCAGGCGGGACCATGAGTGGGTGTCCACGCAGATCAGGGTGTCCACGGTATCCAGGTCCACCTCTTTGGGTGCCCACAAATCAAAAAGATCTTTGTGTATGGCCAAAAAATTTTTAAGGTTGGCATTAATGGTTCCGGGAAGCACAGGCTTTGCATCCGGGTATAAGACGGTGGCTGCCACAAGGCATGCCAGGGCATCAAAATCAGAACCTTTATGTGTGGTGATGATTTTCATAGGGCCTCTTTGTTGTGGGAAGGTTTTTCATCCGGGGATTTAAAAGGGGACATTAATCGGATATCCTTTCGGATATAATTTAAATAGACCTGGGCTTAGTTGTTTTGTTGGTCCGTTTGCTTGCCTTTAACATATATAATCACTATTTGACGCCGCCTCAACTTTTATCGTGTTAAAATTTATATATCAGATGTTAACTATTCTTTAATAAGGCTGTATTTTAAAATGAAAATTCCAAGGTTGGGATGTATTCAAACGCCCATTTCTGCTAATATTGGGATAGAGGTTAAATCATAAACTCTATGATAAGGAGCATAAAAATGGCTCAAATCAATCTTAAAGAGATCAAGCGTCTGTCTTATCAACCGGCAAAAGTTCATCATGGATACACCGACCATTCCCTTCACATCGACGTCGGTAAAAAAGAGATCAATATTTCTTGTATTGAAGACAAAATTAAACAAACATTCGTCGGCGGTAAAGGATATGATCTTTGGCTCATGTGGCACGCCGTGTCTGGAACCACCCGCTGGAATGATCCTGAAAATGCCGTCTGCATTGCATCGGGACCGCTGGGCGGAACACCGGGATATCCGGGGGGCGGAAAAAGTATTGTCACGGCTATTTCCCCACTCACAGGGGCACCCATTGATTCAAACGTCGGCGGGCATTTCGGGCCGTTTAAAAAATTTGCGGGCTTTGATGTCATCCAGTTGGACGGAAAGGCCGTGCAGGATACGGTGATTCTTATCGACGGGATTGAAAATACCATTAAGCTGTTCCAGGCATACAGCCTGCCCGAAGATGCCTATGACTTGTCAGCGGCATTGACACACTATTTTGATGAAAAAAAACCGGGTAATGTATCCGTGGTGACCACGGGGCCCGGGGCGGAACACACCTGTTTCGGGTGTTTGAACTTCTCCTGGTGGGATGCCGGGCGTAAAATCGTCCGGTATAAACAGGCGGGCAGGGGGGGGATTGGGACCGTATTTGCCGATAAAAAAATAAAGGCGGTTGTGGCAAGATGCGGCCCGGTCTCCATGAAAACCAACCACCCGGCTGATCCCCAGGGGCTTAAAACGGTTGCCAGGGGCTATACCCGAGAGATTACCACCCTCGACCCCGTGCAAAACCGGATGGCCTTGGTCGGCACAACCCATCTGGTACCCATTATGAATGATCATGATTGCTTGCCCGTGCATAATTTCAAATTTGGTTCCCATCCCCAGGGAAAGGTCATTGGCGAAGAAACCTATGAACATATTTTTGACAAGGGCTTTGACGGATGCTGGAAAGGCTGTGCCGTGGCCTGTGCCCATGGGGTCAAAGATTTTTATCCGTTGACCGGACCCTATCGGGGTAAAAAGGTTTTTGTTGACGGACCCGAATATGAGACCGTGGCGGGATGCGGGTCCAACCTGGGCATTTTTGATGCCCACACCATTCTTGAGATGAATTTTTACTGCGATGCATACGGTCTGGATACCATCTCCGTGGGCACCGCCATTGCCTTTGCCATGGAGTGTTTTGAAAGTGGTCAGATCACCCTGGCCCACACCGGTGGCATGGATTTAAGTTTCGGTAACCGGTTCAATGCCCTGGAACTTGTTCACCAGATGGCACAAGGCAAAGGCTTTGGTGTCGTTGTGGGTAAAGGCGTCCGACAGATGAAACAGATTTTTGCCAGGGAGTATGGTGCCGATTCAGACTTTATGCAGGATATCGGGATGGAGTCCAAGGGGTTGGAATTTTCAGAATACATCACCAAGGAGAGTTTGGCCCAGCAGGGCGGGTATGGACTGGCCCTCAAAGGCCCACAGCATGACGAAGCCTGGTTGATTTTTTTGGACATGGTTCACAATTTCATGCCCACCTTCGAAGACAAGGCCGAGGCCCTGCACTGGTTTCCCATGCTCAGAACCTGGTTTGGCCTGTGTGGTCTGTGCAAATTACCCTGGAATGATATTGTGCCTGCGGACAACAAAGAGACCCCGGAGCCTGCCAAGGTGGTGAAACACGTGGCCTGGTATGCGCAAGTTTTTTCTGCGGTGACCGGCAGACAGGTCGATTCCCAGGACCTGCTCACCATGAGTGAAGCCGTATACAATTTCCAGCGGATCTTCAATTTGAAGATGGGATACGGCACCCGGGAGCACGATGGGGTCCCCTATCGTGCCATGGGACCTGTCACCGTGGCAGAGTACGAATCCAGGGCAGATCGTTATGACACACAGTTGAAGGATACTTACGGCATTGACATTTCAGCCATGGATACACCTGCCAAAATGGCGGTGCTGCGCCAAAAACGCGAAGAACAATATGAGCTGCTCAAAGATGCGGTGTACAAACGCCGGGGCTGGACACCGAATGGGATACCGACCGTTGAAACGGTCAAACGCCTTGGCATTGATTTTCCCGAAGTGCTTGGGGTGCTCAAAGCCAACGGGGTTATTTAAATCACATCTTTACTATTTTTTTAAGGGAAGTTCATCGAGGCGTTTGCATTTTGCCTGCTATTTGATAATCTGTGCCAGGAAAAAGTAGAGTTCTGAATGGATAAACTTTCTATTTTAAAAAATATGATGATATCAAAATATTTCCTTTATAAAAGATTTTTTTACCTGGTGGTCCGGCGGTTTTCGGTTCTATCGGTTTTTGGAACGGCAGCGCTGTTATGGTTTGCGGTGCCCGTCTCTGCATCCCAATCCGGCCTTGACTTCAGTGTGCACACCCTGACATCCAAGGCCCCTGGAAAAACAGCACTCATCGTGGGCGGCATCCAGGGGGATGAACCCGGCGGATTTAATGCGGCAGCCCTGATTGCCACCCGGTACAACATACTTTCCGGCCAGGTTATTGTGGTGCCGAACCTTAATTTCGAAAGTATTATCAAACGATCCCGAGGTGTTTACGGGGACATGAACCGTAAATTTGACCAGGTAAGCCAAACAGATCCCGAGCGGCAGACCGTTGCCAAAATAAAATCAATGATCATTGACCCGGAGGTTGATTTTATTTTAAATCTGCATGACGGCTCCGGATTTTTTACGCCCACCCGTGAAAGCAATATGCGCAACCCGGACAGATGGGGGCAGAGCATTATTATTGACCAGGCAATGATGCCGGCACAATATACCGGCCTGTTTTCAGATCTTGAAACCACGGCAAGGCAGTGCGCGCAACATGTCAATGCTTACCTGATTAATCCCGATCATAGGGTGCGGGTTAAAAATACCCGGACCGCAGAAGGGGACGAGGAGATGGCAAAGACACTGACCTTTTTTGCCATGAAAAATAAGAAGCCGGCCTTCGGCGTTGAAGCCAGCAAGTCCTTTCTAACCCCGGGGCGTGTTTATTACCATCTTCGGGCCATCGAATCCTTTTTAACCAAAGCAGGCATCCATTTTGAACGTGATTTTCCTTTAACTCAAAAAGAGATCGAAAAGGCCATTGATAAGGATATTGCCCTGACCCTCAATGAGTGCAGAATCCTTCTCTATGCAGAAAATATACGCAATCGCATCAACTATCTGCCCATGAAAAAAGACGGTGAACTTCAGTTTCTGGTGAATAACCCGTTACTTGCCGTGGTGCACAATAAATCTGATTTCAGTTTGTACCACGGCAATCGCTGTCTTTCCCATCTCAGCCCCCAGTATTTTGAATATGATCTTGGCATCGACAGCATTGAGATGGAAGTTGACGGCCGGAAAAAACAGGTCCCCTTTGGGTCTAAAATTGTGGTTAAAGAGCAGTTTATGGTGCACCCCATCCCTGATCACCGGGTTAATATTATTGGGTTCACAACCCAGGGGGAAAAGGATGAAGCAGGGCTTTTGGTTACCCGGAAAGATTGTATGCAGCGTTTTTCAATTGATCAGGACGGCCGCATTTTCAGAATTGAAGTATACAGGCAGGGCAAATTCAACGGGATGGTTCTGGCGGACTTTCGGTTCCAAGATAATACGGGCAAACAGGATAAAACCGATCAGGTCGCCCAGGCCACCGGCATCATCCAGGATAAAAAAAATTTGATCAGATAAACGCCCCTTTTTTATTGGGTGGTAATGATATAACTTATTGAAGCTTTCTTATAACGGCCATGGGCCGACCTGGCATATCGTCTGCCAGGCTTCGGCCCACAACGAAAATCGAAAGAACTCAATAGCTTATTGAGCTCTTTCATATAAACGGCCATGGACCGACCTGACATATCAACTGCC contains:
- a CDS encoding DNA topoisomerase 3, which gives rise to MTQANKALILAEKPSVAREIAKVLGVRGNSGRGAMEGPNHVITWAVGHLVNIAEPCDQNPTWGKSWTMNQLPMIPGRFTLTVLEQTREQFAIVSALMNRDDVTEIINATDAGREGELIFRRIYLMAGCIKPLKRLWANDMTEAGLKKALASLIPGEEKRNLGLASFARAEADWLVGMNFSRLFTVKTGGLITVGRVQSPVLKLLVDRWAAIEHFTPQDYWTIEGTFTHEVDEFKGTWFAPPKCKENKVWEAPLAEELAARCSGKNGIVESVTSTKGRQRPPLPFDLTTLQREANIRFGLSAKQTLQIAQELYETQKVITYPRTDSKYLTTEVYKEILNHLRAVYLHFPDITVQASERIKTAKKNFPCVNDKKVSDHHAIIPTSKRVAKEQLSLNQWKIYEMVCRRTVAAFLQDCTFLTSTIWVLVDTDPFKSTGKIFKDRGWLVAEPWRTAKDNPLPNIKKDAQVIAKKVLSAKHTTKPPSHFTDASLLGAMETAGKLVENEALQEALKEHGLGTPATRAQIIEALISRNYVAKQGKKLIATETGRHVVEVVEASFPDLVSPELTGAWEQRLKEMEQGKTSYPEFMAR
- a CDS encoding ATP-binding cassette domain-containing protein, with protein sequence MDRRQTVKKASFQILKGIRSGLVGGNGSGKTTIFRLITGRDEPDNDALASLLEQYGKVTEMFEVRGAMTLNTGPRWLAENLNQLVARFKPA
- a CDS encoding CBS domain-containing protein; translated protein: MKIITTHKGSDFDALACLVAATVLYPDAKPVLPGTINANLKNFLAIHKDLFDLWAPKEVDLDTVDTLICVDTHSWSRLDQRLSVLSEKPDLDIIVWDHHEDGDIEARETHFAKTGAAVTLLVQQIEKERKLITPIQATLFLIGLYEDTGHLSYPSTCPEDAYAAGFLLDRKADLNILGTFLQPAYGKKQKEVLFDMLQRADRSEVNGFSLSVSQVEIYNRVENLAMVMQMYRELMNVDVAIGIFQDVKKDKCMVIGRSGVDEINIGVLMRSLGGGGHPGAGSALVKGANPAALLETVMELLKGNQYSSVMLSDIMSYPVVTVKEDTPVGDVAMMLREMGCSGMPVVDHDDTLVGVVSRRDFRKVKKSNQMQSPIKAIMSRKLITIAYDKSAVEAARLMIRHDIGRIPVMKEDKIIGIITRSDAMMYFYDLLPD
- a CDS encoding aldehyde ferredoxin oxidoreductase C-terminal domain-containing protein; protein product: MAQINLKEIKRLSYQPAKVHHGYTDHSLHIDVGKKEINISCIEDKIKQTFVGGKGYDLWLMWHAVSGTTRWNDPENAVCIASGPLGGTPGYPGGGKSIVTAISPLTGAPIDSNVGGHFGPFKKFAGFDVIQLDGKAVQDTVILIDGIENTIKLFQAYSLPEDAYDLSAALTHYFDEKKPGNVSVVTTGPGAEHTCFGCLNFSWWDAGRKIVRYKQAGRGGIGTVFADKKIKAVVARCGPVSMKTNHPADPQGLKTVARGYTREITTLDPVQNRMALVGTTHLVPIMNDHDCLPVHNFKFGSHPQGKVIGEETYEHIFDKGFDGCWKGCAVACAHGVKDFYPLTGPYRGKKVFVDGPEYETVAGCGSNLGIFDAHTILEMNFYCDAYGLDTISVGTAIAFAMECFESGQITLAHTGGMDLSFGNRFNALELVHQMAQGKGFGVVVGKGVRQMKQIFAREYGADSDFMQDIGMESKGLEFSEYITKESLAQQGGYGLALKGPQHDEAWLIFLDMVHNFMPTFEDKAEALHWFPMLRTWFGLCGLCKLPWNDIVPADNKETPEPAKVVKHVAWYAQVFSAVTGRQVDSQDLLTMSEAVYNFQRIFNLKMGYGTREHDGVPYRAMGPVTVAEYESRADRYDTQLKDTYGIDISAMDTPAKMAVLRQKREEQYELLKDAVYKRRGWTPNGIPTVETVKRLGIDFPEVLGVLKANGVI
- a CDS encoding M99 family carboxypeptidase catalytic domain-containing protein, producing the protein MDKLSILKNMMISKYFLYKRFFYLVVRRFSVLSVFGTAALLWFAVPVSASQSGLDFSVHTLTSKAPGKTALIVGGIQGDEPGGFNAAALIATRYNILSGQVIVVPNLNFESIIKRSRGVYGDMNRKFDQVSQTDPERQTVAKIKSMIIDPEVDFILNLHDGSGFFTPTRESNMRNPDRWGQSIIIDQAMMPAQYTGLFSDLETTARQCAQHVNAYLINPDHRVRVKNTRTAEGDEEMAKTLTFFAMKNKKPAFGVEASKSFLTPGRVYYHLRAIESFLTKAGIHFERDFPLTQKEIEKAIDKDIALTLNECRILLYAENIRNRINYLPMKKDGELQFLVNNPLLAVVHNKSDFSLYHGNRCLSHLSPQYFEYDLGIDSIEMEVDGRKKQVPFGSKIVVKEQFMVHPIPDHRVNIIGFTTQGEKDEAGLLVTRKDCMQRFSIDQDGRIFRIEVYRQGKFNGMVLADFRFQDNTGKQDKTDQVAQATGIIQDKKNLIR